The window GGACTGGGCAGGGAGGCGGGGCGTGCTTCTGGGCCCAGGGCTGGTggtgagctgctgctgctgctgccgcctaCAGGTAAGATATGGGTGGGCGATGCTGTGGCCTCTGTCCAGGCCTCCGGGCCCTTGGTTTTCCAGAACCTTTGCCTTCTCCCTCACCTCAGCCCATGCCAGGGTCCTGCCTCAGGCCACACTTCAAGCCACACCTTCTCCCAGCCTTAGCTCTGGCAAGCCCCTCAGAGGCCCCTGCCAGACTTCTGTTAGTGCTGGAGCTGCACGTAGTTCATTTTTGGGAATTAGAGCCCTTTCAAACCCTTTTGCTGCCTGGCCAGGCCACCTTTCTTGGCCCTTTCTGCCAGCCAGGGATGCCTCACAGCAGAACCAAAGCAGGCCCTCAGTGGCCCTGCAGTCTGGGTGGCCTCTTGGAGCCCTTGGGGACCTCCCCTCTCCGGACTCCCTGACCCACACTTGGGCTGCCAGCACTCCAGACAAGCCACTGCCCTGGGCGTCTTCAGAGCTGGGCACCCTGCTGACTCCCCTCCTTGCCCCCACCCTCGTGTGAGGCCCAGCCCACTGCAATGGGGGGTCCCCACCCAGTGCTAACACAGCTCCTGTGATGATCCCAGGCCCACTGTATTCATACTGTCTCCCTACTACGATAAGCAGGGCCTTCCATGCACCCAGCGCTGTTTGGTCCTGGCACCCAGTGAGCCGCAAGGATCACTTGCACATGCTCACCTCAGGGTTTGTTTGCTGCTTCCTTGGTCACATGGTTCATGCCATGACCTTCAAATTTCACTCCAGTGTTGCCTCAATGAGGCCTTCCCCTGCcaccgttttttttgtttttgtttttattttgagacggagtttcacttgtggcccaggctggagtgcaatggtgtgatctcgactcactgcaacctctgcctcctgggttcaggcgattctcctgcctcaccctcctgggtagctgggattacaggcatgcaccaccacacccagctaattttgtatttttagtagagacaggatttctccatgttggtcagactggtctttaactcccgacctcaagtgatctacctgcctcggcttcccaaagtgccggaattacaggcatgagccactgtgcccctgccaccattttaaaaagcaatcctcccagctccaCCATTCCCAGTCCCACACCATctaacaaactttcttttttaaaaaactctacagtaattttattattattattattttattttatttttttggagacaggatctcgctctgtcacccaggctggagtgcagtggcacgatcacagttcactgcagcctagaacccctgggctcaagtgatcctcccatctcaacctcccaaatagctgggattacaggcagacaccactatactcagctaatttttttttttttttgagacggagtctagctctgtcgcccaggctggagtgcagtggtgagatctcggctcactgcaagctccacctcccaggttcacaccattcttctgcctcagcctcctgagtaactgggactacaggtccccaccaccaccatgcctggctaatttttttttttttttgtatttttagtagagacggggtttcactgtgttagccaggatggtcttgatctcctgacctcatgatctgcccacattggcctcccaaagtgttgtgattacaggcgtgagccaccgcgcccggcccgctcagctaatttttaaatgtttggtatgtTGCCCAGCCCTGTACTTATGTTATATGTCTGTCTCCTCCCCTCTAAAAATGCAAGCTCCAATAGGATAGGGATTGGAAGTTTTGTTCATGCCAGAGGAGTACCTGGGACAGAGCAGCTGCTGAATACATATGCTTGGTGAATGACTGACTAAAGAGAGCCTAGCTCCTTTTCTAAACACTGAGTTGCTTGAGCCTCTCTTACATCCCTGTCTGGCTGTCTTCCGACCCCTCTGGCAGCTCTGCTTATCTGTTTGTGGGCTGCCCTCTCTCTGGGAGCCCCATACTACCTAGTCCTTCATGTTTCTCAGTCTCAACAGCTAACGCTTCCATTTAAGCAGCCATGtgagccaggggcagtggctcacgcccacaACCTCAGCTActtaggctgaagcaggaggatcacctgagcccaggagttcaaggctccagtgagttaggatcacactactgcactccattctgggtgataAGAGGGAGGCTTTGTCTGCAGAAAACCTCCCAAGCAACTCATGAAACTcagctaattccttttttttttttttttttttttgagacggagtctttctctgtcaccaggctggagtgcagcagcacgatctcggctcactgcaacctttgcctccaggttcaagtgattctcctgcctcagcctccccaattagctgggactacaggtgcacgccaccatgcctggctaatttttgtatttttagtagagacagagtttggtttcaccatgttgaccaggctggtctcgaactcctgacctcaggtgaaccacccacttcggcctcccaaagtgctgggattacaggcctgagccaccccacccggccacTAATTCCATCTTCTAAGCATCTCTGGAAACACCCTTCTCCCCAACCCTATCTGCACAACCCTTGCCACTGCAGAACTCTGTCTTAAGCAGCAGGTATCTGAGTCTGTCACTCTCCCACTCCTGTCACCCTCCTGCTGCTCTTTGGATGATGTCTTCTCACACAGGTCCTGACCCTGCCTGCTCCGCCTCTTCATGCTTGCCTCTCATGTTTCCTGAGGGTTAAGGAAGTGCCAGCTGAGGTTCCAGGGCTTcctggtggaggctgcagcttGTGCTGGCTGGGCCCTCAGATGGTGCAGGAGACTGACTCCAGGAGCCACTCCAAGTACTCCAAGTTGGAAGGTGGATCCAACTTCCCCAACCAAGACTGGGGGGCCAAGGTTATTCCAAATGAGTATCCATTACAGGGCACTGACCATTCTGTCCTTCCACGGTGGCACCTCGGACTAGGACTGCCCACCGCTGAGCTTCCTGAGGGTTGAGGAAGTGCAGGCTGAGGGTTCCAGGTCCTCCTGGCGGAGGCTGGAGCTCGTGCTGGGTGGGACCTCGGATGGTGTAGGAGACTGACTCCAGGGGCCACTCCAAATTGACCTGAGAAGGGGGAGAGTCCAGGCTCAGGGAGTTCCCCCGCCCTACATCGCACGATGAGCAAAGAAACACAAGATAACATTTATAGGCCATTTCAAGGTCCTAAGTCCTGTACGCCTATCATCAAATCCTCACAATAGTCCTGTAAAGTAGGTCCCAGCATCACCCCCCATTTCACGgacaagaaaagagaagcaaagaaacgTAACTGCTTAAGGGCACCCAGATGGCAAGCGGAGGGGCCTGGCTTTGGGCTCCGTGCCCTGCCCGGGCCAAGAGGACTGACTGCGCACCCTCCGCCCCCACTCACCGCCCCGGGTCCCGCGTCCAGCAGCTCCAGCCGGAAGCGCCCAGGCCGCTCAGGGTCCGCGCTCAGCTGGAGCCTCCGCAGCTGTGCCTCGGCGTCTGGCCCGGCGCCCAGCAGCCTCACAGCGACGTGCACAGTCAAGAGCACTGCGGCCGAGCCCAAGTCCGAGGCCGCCGCCGCCCCGCCCGCTGGCGGCGCCATCTCCGGTCCGGCCGGGTCCCGGCCCTCCGAGCGCGCTTCCGTGGGATCTGGCCGCTAAGCGTCTCCGCCCGTCGGAAACCCTGGCCGCAAGCCTAGAGTTCCGGGCGCGCACAGAGCGTCGGCCTTGGGACGGCGCCGAGTTGTGCACCCTGGCCAAGCCTGCCCCGCTGGCTTTGCCCAGAAATGGACACGGCCCACGGGCTGGGCAAGGCCGGCGGCGTGTACGAGGCTGGGGCAGGGCGGCGGAGGCGCTCACATTTGAGCTGGTCTTTGGGGGCGAAGGGTAAGGGGCCGAAGCACCGGCCACAACTGAAGAAGGACGCTGCCTCTTCGCCCCAGGGGCTCGGCGGGTGGAGATGCAGACGGCCAGCGACTATCCCAGCGCCTGGCGGCAGCTGGACATCGCTTCCGGGACCTCCGATGGGCAGCCACCTTCGCCCGCAGACCGCAGCCCCCGCCACGCCCACACGACGCACTAGGTTGGCCCGTGCCTCTCTGGTTAAGGGGTCGACCCCCTCGGGGGCGGAGCGAGAGAGGCCATGGCCAATAAGCGCTGGGGATGGGCGGGTTAGTACGGCGAGAGGCGTGACAGACAGACTCCACAACCAGTAGACATAGAAAGCACAACTGAGTGGCGGGTAAGGCACCCGATTGCTATTCGAGCTCTCGATCCCGGCGACTGGAGCGGGCCATTCAGAGGCGCGGGGCCGGGCCTGGCGGACGCTTGTTGTTGTCCGGTCGGGGGAGGCGGAGGTCGCTAGCTCGCTCGGCTCGCTGACTCGCCGGGGCGCTCTGTGGCGGTCGGCGGCAGGTCGGTCGCGAGAGCGGGCTCTGTGCAGGGGGGCGAGGCTATGTCGCGGTGGCAGCCCGGATGGGCCGGCAGGGCCAGGAGTAACGGGACGTCGCCGCGGAGCTTCTTCCCCCGGATACAGTGCGGCCCGAGCGGAGGCCGCGGCGCCGCCCTCCGATCTTGAGGAGCCCGCGCTGCGCGGAGCCCGCCCCCGCCTGCGCACCGGCACCGACGCGGAGCGACCCACCCCAGCCAGACCCGACCCGGCGAGGCCAGATCTAACCCAGCCAGGCAGGTGGGTGTCCGCCCTGCGCCCCGCGCCGCCTCGGGCCTCCGGAACCACAGCCCCCAGCAGGCCTCGCGCGGCGCGCTGCCTCCTGGGATTTGTAGTTCCACCGCGGCTCGGCGGGTGCCCTACCCGGCCCCGGCGGGCGCTGCCTGGCGATTCTGCAGCGCCCCGGCGGGGTCGAGGGACCGCCCTCCTAGGCGTCTGGAGAAACTAGGCGCTTTTTCCGGGTAAAGTGGAGGAACCTCTAGCTTTCGTCTCCCCGGGCCAGAAAGCAGCCAGAACGAAAGAGCGCCCGCCCAGGTGACCGCAGGGCCCGGAGCCCCAGGTGTCCTGGTTCCTAACCGGGATGCAGCTTCTTACCCTGGCTGAGGAGCCCAGCCAGCCTGAGGGAGACTGCAGAAATCATGTCCCGTTACGGACTCAAGAGTTACCCCCATGGTGGCTGGAGCTGTTCTttcggggtgggggtggggatggggaatgGCAATGGCAATGCTGAGCGACAAACTCAACCAGCAGCCCCAGGGTGAGCAGGGTCCCCGGTGGTCCTAGCCTAGTCCCAGAACTCGCGTGTTCTGCAGGGGGTGTGGCTGACCTGGAGCCTGGACTTGCCACCCTCAGGTAAAACAAGATCTCGTAACCTCTCCTGGCGGGGCAGAGAGGGGAGTTCCTGATGTGCAGCCTGGACAGAGGCCAGACTCAGCTTGTTCCCAGCGGCTCCACTTAGTGGGTAGGAGGGCTGAAGGCAGGGCCCCAAGGGGCCAGATGGATACCCATGGTCTGGCCTGTCACTCCCCAGGCAACACTAGCTCCTCTGGAGCACAAAGCCCCCTTCCCAAGGACATGAAGCTGTTGGAGAACTCGAGCTTTGAAGCCATCAACTCACAGCTGACTGTGGAGACCGGAGACGCCCACATCATCGGCAGGTGAGGCAGGGCGGGGGGCGCGCGGGGCTGGCATCTCGGAGGTCACACTGCCCCACCCTTCAATGGAACCTGGGGGAAGCATGCATCATGGTCCTCTCTGCATCCTATAGGATTGAGAGCTACTCATGTAAGATGGCAGGAGATGACAAACAcatgttcaagcagttctgccagGAGGGCCAGCCCCACGTGCTGGAGGCACTCTCTCCACCCCAGACTTCAGGCCTCAGCCCCAGTAGGTGAGCCATAGTGGgggctgcctggggctgggggttgaGAGGAGGTGATGGGCCCAGTTGATGCTTCTCTCTGTGCAGACTCAGCAAAAGCCAAGGCGGCGAGGACGAGGGCCCCCTCAGTGACAAGTGCAGCCGCAAGACCCTCTTCTACCTGATTGCCACACTCAATGAGTCCTTCAGGCCTGACTATGACTTCAGCACAGCGCGCAGCCATGAGTTCAGCCGGGAGCCCAGCCTTAGCTGGGTGAGGGTCAGGTGGAGGGAAGGGACCCACAGCCACCCCACTGTTCTTCCCCACTTTCGGTAGCCCTGGGCTCCTGTCAGCCTGATTGTGACCTGTTCTAGGTGGTGAATGCAGTCAACTGCAGTCTGTTCTCAGCTGTGCGGGAGGACTTCAAGGCCCTGAAACCACAGCTGTGGAACGCTGTGGACGAGGAGATCTGCCTGGCTGAATGTGACATCTACAGGTGGGCCGGCATCCCTGCAGGTGGGCCAGCATCCCTGCAGGTGGGCCCCCATCCCTCACACCACCTGTCACCCTATACTCCCCAGCTATAACCCAGACTTGGATTCAGACCCCTTCGGGGAGGATGGTAGCCTCTGGTCCTTCAACTACTTCTTCTACAATAAGCGGCTCAAGCGAATTGTTTTCTTCAGCTGCCGTTCCATCAGGTGGGCACCGTCTgcctcctcccccacctctctGTTGAGCCGATACAACTTCCCTAGCTGTGCCATCTCCACCCAGCTTTGTCCTCCCTGAACATCCTTCCTGGGGCCAGCAGCAGGCCTGGGTAGGGGGTCCTAAAACTGGTTTCCCTGCCTCCCCTCAGTGGCTCCACCTACACGCCCTCAGAAGCAGGCAATGAGCTGGACAtggagctgggggaggaggagTTGGAGGAAGAAAGCAGAAGCGGAGGCAGTGGGGGTGGGGCCGAGGAGACGAACACCATGGAGGAGGACAGGTGTGTGATGGGGGCCATGACCCGGGTCCCTGAAACCTGGAGTGGGTACAACA of the Chlorocebus sabaeus isolate Y175 chromosome 8, mChlSab1.0.hap1, whole genome shotgun sequence genome contains:
- the MAF1 gene encoding repressor of RNA polymerase III transcription MAF1 homolog — protein: MKLLENSSFEAINSQLTVETGDAHIIGRIESYSCKMAGDDKHMFKQFCQEGQPHVLEALSPPQTSGLSPSRLSKSQGGEDEGPLSDKCSRKTLFYLIATLNESFRPDYDFSTARSHEFSREPSLSWVVNAVNCSLFSAVREDFKALKPQLWNAVDEEICLAECDIYSYNPDLDSDPFGEDGSLWSFNYFFYNKRLKRIVFFSCRSISGSTYTPSEAGNELDMELGEEELEEESRSGGSGGGAEETNTMEEDRVPVICI